The nucleotide sequence TCTCAAGTCTCTTCCAATTGCAGATATATCAATCATACTTCCATTTTTATAAGCACAAATGCCTCGTTATAAATAAGATATCTCTTAACAAAAAAAGCCGTCTCGCATAATACGAAACGGCTTGAATAATAATATAAAATATTACTAGTTCCTGTTTTTTCTTTCCGTTTCCCTCCGATGTCAATTACAACATATCAGGTTCAAGGGTATTATCTCAGCTCTTTTATTAAAAGAACACCCCTAACAGTGATTCCGCAAACTTACATAAATATATTTAATTCAAACAAAAAATTGATCTTAATCCATACACACATTTAGTAATCGTATAGATGATGCTCCTCCAACATTACTCGACAACTATACTCTCTATTACCTGCGAAGTATATACCTGCTCAACATTAGGGTAGGCTGTTTTAAACTGTTCCTTAAGATCCTCAGCAAACTGAACAGCTCGAAAAGCTGAAGTCGACCGGGTAACCGATTCGGTATACTCCATAAAAATAAAAGTCCGATTCACGTCTTTATAATGCAACGTATAAATATAGGAAGAATATCCCCCACTTTCATTTTTCACCATCTTCCGCTCAAAGGTTCCCTTAATACTTGCAGCATCAACCTTTTCGGGATATATTAAAACAACACCCTTAGTCACCTCCTTTTCATCACTTTCGGTATATGTAAACTTATATCCACCTCCAACTTTTAGAGGAATTGTTGCCAGCGCTTTTTCTTTAAGCTCTTTCTGATCACCAATGGTCATATTATCCCCAACAACTGTTACACCCAATTTGCCAACAACAATTTTTTCGGATTTGTAATTCATCTTCACTTTGAGAATATATGAATCTCCGGATGAGTCACTAATTCTAACTCTAGCCTCACCCACCCCCAACGGTTCAAATAAAATATAATTACTATGTGTCATCTCAGCCTTTAAAAGTGGAGATTCGCAGGTAAAAGAATAAATACCATCTCCTCCAACTATGGTAACACCACCAATAGAGCCATAGTAAAGTTCAATCTCGTTGTTCTCTACCTGGTGTAAAGACAACTGTTCGTTGGAATCTTTATCGCATGATGTAAAGCTTAAAATGGGAAGCAAAAAGAGTAAGAACAGGTAAATTGAGATATTTTTCTGATTCATTTTATATGTTTTTTTAATGGTTATCGTATCAGTATTAATGTACAAAGGATAATTCAAAATTAACTTTTCACTTGCAATTATAGTTATAAAGACGGTAGTTTTATTAAAAAAGCTGCATAAAAAATTCATTAATCAAACATATCACGCAAAAAAAGAGAACCCAATTCATTAGGTTCTCTTTCTGTAAGATAGTTTTCATTGAGAAAAGACAAATTTCAATTAATCAAGATCCTTTATCTTTTTGTCAAACCAGGTAAGCAGTTCCTCTTTTGCCTTTCCGGTTTTCTCTTGGATTCTTCCCAGTAGTTCATCCTCTTTGCCTTCAACATACATCAAATCATCGTCTGTTAAATCACCCCATTCTTGCTTAACAGAACCTTTCAACTGATTCCATTTTCCTTTTAATTGCAACTTGTCCATAATTTTACATTTTTAGTTAGTGTATGTTTATATAACAAGACCTACATCCTATTTGTTT is from uncultured Macellibacteroides sp. and encodes:
- a CDS encoding CsbD family protein, encoding MDKLQLKGKWNQLKGSVKQEWGDLTDDDLMYVEGKEDELLGRIQEKTGKAKEELLTWFDKKIKDLD